The Rhizobium sp. BT03 genome has a window encoding:
- a CDS encoding GNAT family N-acetyltransferase, with translation MSTTALQRPELRPTMPGPAPVISTSRLTLRPHRLSDAPAIAESLSDFAVTRMLSRVPSPFDRQDALDWLVPVTSGALPDWPLAITGKDDVHIGNVSIELRHGRWHLGYWLNRYYWRRGYMSEAVAGIIERFSRRMPETPIHSGVFADNPASLRLQEKLGFRMVGCGEIYCFARNTMVSHIETVLQPGMLQPRKVA, from the coding sequence ATGAGCACGACCGCGCTGCAAAGGCCGGAGTTGAGGCCGACGATGCCAGGCCCGGCGCCTGTCATCTCGACATCACGGCTGACGCTCCGCCCTCACAGGCTGAGCGATGCGCCAGCGATTGCGGAATCGCTTTCCGATTTCGCCGTCACGCGCATGCTGTCCCGCGTCCCCTCGCCGTTCGACCGGCAGGATGCGCTGGACTGGCTGGTCCCGGTCACCTCGGGCGCCTTGCCGGACTGGCCGCTGGCGATCACCGGCAAGGACGATGTCCATATCGGCAACGTCTCGATCGAACTGCGGCACGGCCGCTGGCACCTCGGCTATTGGCTGAACCGCTACTACTGGCGGCGCGGCTATATGAGCGAGGCGGTGGCTGGAATTATCGAGCGCTTTTCGCGCCGCATGCCGGAGACGCCGATCCATTCCGGCGTCTTCGCCGACAACCCGGCTTCGCTCAGATTGCAGGAGAAGCTCGGTTTCCGCATGGTGGGCTGCGGCGAAATCTATTGTTTCGCCCGCAACACCATGGTCTCGCACATCGAAACCGTGCTGCAGCCGGGCATGCTGCAGCCGCGGAAGGTTGCCTAA
- a CDS encoding nicotinate-nucleotide adenylyltransferase produces MPHSERGMVVGLFGGSFNPPHQGHALVAEIAIKRLGLDQLWWMVTPGNPLKSRNQLAPLAERIAESERVAADPRVKVTAFEQALGVSYTANTLARVKARNPHVHFIWIMGADGLQTFDKWQKWQEIVRTFPIAVIDRPGATLSYLSSKMTRTFDFARVDEDDARILWKKPAPAWTFIHGPRSGLSSTAIRNGALPGSSE; encoded by the coding sequence ATGCCGCACAGCGAGCGCGGCATGGTCGTCGGCCTGTTCGGCGGTTCGTTCAATCCGCCGCACCAGGGCCATGCGCTGGTCGCCGAGATCGCCATCAAGCGGCTCGGCCTCGACCAGCTCTGGTGGATGGTCACCCCGGGCAATCCGCTGAAGAGCCGCAACCAACTGGCGCCGCTTGCCGAGCGCATTGCCGAAAGCGAGCGTGTCGCCGCCGATCCGCGCGTCAAGGTCACCGCCTTCGAACAGGCGCTCGGCGTCAGCTACACCGCCAATACGCTCGCCCGGGTCAAGGCCCGCAATCCGCATGTGCATTTCATCTGGATCATGGGCGCCGACGGCCTGCAGACCTTCGACAAATGGCAGAAATGGCAGGAAATCGTCCGCACCTTCCCGATCGCCGTGATCGACCGGCCGGGCGCGACACTCTCCTACCTCTCCTCGAAGATGACGAGGACCTTCGATTTCGCCCGTGTCGACGAGGACGACGCGCGCATTCTCTGGAAGAAACCCGCGCCGGCCTGGACCTTCATCCACGGCCCGCGCTCCGGCCTGAGTTCGACGGCAATCCGCAACGGCGCGCTGCCGGGCAGTTCCGAATAG
- the rlmH gene encoding 23S rRNA (pseudouridine(1915)-N(3))-methyltransferase RlmH, translating to MRVGLFAVGRLKSGPEKDLAARYFDRFAKAGPAVGLELARVAEVAESRASHAETRKREEAAQLVKSLADGSVLILLDERGKALDSEAFAGLLGAYRDQGKRELTIAIGGADGLDPSLYDRADATLCLGKMTWPHQLVRTLIAEQLYRAVTILSGHPYHRV from the coding sequence ATGCGAGTTGGTCTTTTTGCGGTGGGACGGCTGAAATCCGGCCCCGAAAAGGATCTTGCGGCCCGTTATTTCGACCGTTTCGCCAAGGCCGGCCCTGCCGTCGGCCTCGAACTTGCCCGTGTTGCCGAAGTGGCCGAAAGCCGCGCCTCCCATGCGGAAACCCGCAAGCGCGAGGAAGCGGCGCAGCTCGTGAAATCGCTTGCCGATGGCAGCGTCCTCATTCTTCTCGACGAACGCGGCAAGGCGCTCGACAGCGAAGCCTTCGCGGGCCTGCTTGGCGCCTATCGTGACCAGGGCAAACGCGAGCTGACCATCGCCATCGGCGGCGCCGACGGCCTCGATCCCTCCCTCTACGACCGTGCCGACGCCACGCTTTGCCTGGGTAAGATGACCTGGCCGCATCAGCTCGTGCGCACGCTGATTGCCGAACAGCTCTATCGCGCCGTGACCATCCTGTCCGGCCACCCCTATCACCGCGTCTGA
- the rsfS gene encoding ribosome silencing factor — protein MVCHSRKGKALTTVHAKGKTFAVIPKSAERGADAAARALETVLASLEDSKAEDIVTIDIAGKSALGDYMIVVSGRSNRHVMAISDHLLTDLKDDGLGTARVEGQEGGDWVLIDTGDIIVHVFRPEIREFYNIEKMWAAPDMDEETRH, from the coding sequence ATGGTTTGTCATTCCAGGAAAGGGAAAGCACTGACAACAGTACACGCCAAGGGAAAAACGTTCGCCGTTATCCCGAAGAGTGCGGAACGTGGCGCCGATGCCGCCGCCCGCGCCCTAGAAACCGTCCTCGCCAGCCTCGAGGACTCCAAAGCTGAAGATATCGTCACCATCGACATTGCCGGAAAATCGGCGCTGGGAGACTACATGATCGTCGTCTCCGGCCGCTCGAACAGGCATGTCATGGCGATCTCGGATCACCTGCTCACCGACCTGAAGGACGACGGCCTCGGCACGGCCCGCGTCGAAGGCCAGGAAGGCGGCGATTGGGTGCTGATCGACACCGGTGATATTATCGTGCATGTGTTCCGTCCCGAAATCCGCGAGTTCTACAACATCGAAAAGATGTGGGCGGCTCCGGATATGGATGAAGAAACGCGGCACTGA
- the modC gene encoding molybdenum ABC transporter ATP-binding protein: protein MTLIVAAKQRLGGFSLDAAFTSERGVTALFGRSGSGKTSLIRIIAGLARPDEGRVVLDGEALTETATDTFVPKHRRRFGYVFQEARLFPHLSVRANLSYGRWFTAKTAGGESFEHIVDLLGIGPLLERSPAKLSGGEKQRVAIGRALLAAPRLLLMDEPLAALDEARKAEILPYLERLRDQTEIPIIYVSHSIAEVARLANQVVVLSDGKVEAIGPAVDILSRPSAAADRREAGALLEGTVESFDPRHHLSTVALKSGQLHIPGAALAPGRPVRIRIPSRDVMLATARPEGLSALNILEGRIAAISPDEDGTVEIRLDCGGDTILSRITVLSCERLDLQPGKTVFAVIKTVALEA, encoded by the coding sequence ATGACGCTGATCGTCGCGGCAAAACAAAGGCTCGGCGGCTTTTCGCTCGACGCCGCCTTCACCTCCGAGCGTGGCGTCACCGCGCTGTTCGGCCGCTCCGGCTCCGGCAAGACCTCGCTGATCCGCATCATCGCCGGCCTCGCCCGCCCGGACGAAGGCCGCGTCGTCCTCGACGGCGAGGCCCTGACCGAAACCGCAACCGACACCTTCGTCCCCAAACATCGCCGCCGCTTCGGTTATGTCTTCCAGGAGGCCCGGCTCTTCCCGCATCTCAGCGTCCGCGCCAATCTCTCCTACGGCCGCTGGTTTACGGCGAAAACCGCAGGCGGCGAGAGCTTCGAACACATCGTCGACCTGCTCGGCATCGGGCCGCTGCTGGAGCGCAGCCCGGCAAAACTTTCCGGCGGCGAAAAGCAGCGCGTCGCCATCGGCCGCGCCCTTCTCGCCGCGCCCCGCCTGCTGCTGATGGACGAACCGCTGGCGGCCCTCGACGAGGCGCGCAAGGCCGAGATCCTGCCCTATCTAGAGCGATTGCGGGACCAGACCGAAATTCCGATCATCTATGTCAGCCATTCGATCGCCGAGGTGGCGCGGCTGGCAAACCAGGTGGTCGTCCTCAGCGACGGCAAGGTGGAAGCGATCGGCCCGGCCGTCGACATATTGAGCCGTCCGTCTGCGGCGGCTGATCGGAGAGAGGCGGGCGCGCTTCTCGAAGGCACGGTCGAAAGCTTCGATCCACGCCACCACCTGTCGACTGTCGCGCTGAAATCTGGCCAGTTGCACATCCCCGGTGCAGCGCTTGCGCCAGGCAGGCCGGTGCGCATCCGCATTCCGTCGCGAGACGTCATGCTGGCGACCGCCAGGCCCGAGGGCCTCAGCGCACTGAACATTCTCGAAGGCAGGATCGCGGCGATATCGCCGGACGAGGACGGAACGGTGGAAATCCGGCTCGATTGCGGCGGCGACACCATTCTCTCTCGCATCACAGTGCTGTCCTGCGAGCGCCTCGATCTTCAGCCCGGCAAGACCGTCTTTGCCGTCATCAAGACGGTTGCTCTGGAGGCCTGA
- the modB gene encoding molybdate ABC transporter permease subunit — protein sequence MDIFGLSNEEWTAILLSLRVSFVAMLASLPFGIFVALLLARGRFWGKSLLNGIVHLPLILPPVVTGFLLLILFGRRGPVGSLLDQYFGIVLSFRWTGAALACAVMAFPLMVRSIRLSIEAVDRKLEEAAGTLGAGPAWVFLTITLPLTLPGIITGMILSFAKAMGEFGATITFVSNIPGETQTLSSAIYTFTQVPGGDAGALRLTFVAIIISMAALLASEFLARLACQRIDPE from the coding sequence TTGGACATCTTCGGCCTGAGCAATGAGGAATGGACGGCGATCCTGCTCAGCCTGCGCGTCTCTTTTGTCGCCATGCTGGCGAGCCTGCCCTTCGGCATCTTCGTCGCCCTGCTGCTTGCCCGCGGCCGCTTCTGGGGCAAGTCGCTGCTGAACGGCATCGTGCACCTGCCGCTGATCCTGCCCCCCGTCGTCACCGGCTTCCTTCTTCTCATCCTGTTCGGCCGCCGCGGTCCGGTCGGCAGCCTGCTCGACCAGTATTTCGGCATCGTTCTTTCCTTCCGCTGGACGGGTGCAGCACTCGCCTGCGCCGTCATGGCCTTTCCGCTGATGGTGCGCAGCATCCGCCTGTCGATCGAGGCGGTCGACCGCAAGCTGGAGGAGGCGGCCGGAACCCTCGGCGCCGGTCCCGCCTGGGTGTTTTTGACGATCACCCTGCCGCTGACCCTGCCCGGCATCATCACCGGCATGATCCTGTCCTTCGCCAAAGCGATGGGCGAATTCGGCGCGACGATCACCTTCGTCTCCAACATCCCGGGCGAAACCCAGACGCTGTCATCAGCGATCTACACCTTCACCCAGGTGCCGGGAGGCGACGCCGGCGCGCTGCGCCTGACGTTCGTCGCTATTATCATTTCCATGGCCGCGCTGCTCGCCTCCGAATTCCTCGCCCGCCTCGCCTGCCAAAGGATCGATCCGGAATGA
- a CDS encoding GNAT family N-acetyltransferase, producing MQGELLRADQSRSPREDQRSPMERLRPERLRTDCPVLLSERLVMRAPHEEDIDALAHLANNAKVATMVSRMPHPYTADDAADFVWRTRNGEIGKCVYAITKAENGAFIGCCGVEPHADGRTVEIGYWLGEPYWNQGYTTEACHALVDMVFRTRENVDQIDARCRVMNVASRRVIQKCGFQFQGSGLAASLALGSNVPVEWYRLDRKTWMSLRSWGNIA from the coding sequence ATGCAAGGCGAATTGTTAAGGGCAGACCAATCACGGTCTCCCCGGGAAGACCAACGGTCTCCCATGGAACGGCTGAGGCCGGAACGGTTAAGGACCGATTGCCCTGTCTTGTTATCGGAAAGGCTCGTCATGCGCGCGCCCCACGAAGAAGACATCGACGCCCTTGCCCATCTCGCCAACAACGCCAAAGTCGCCACCATGGTATCGCGTATGCCGCACCCCTATACCGCCGATGATGCCGCCGACTTTGTTTGGCGTACGCGAAATGGCGAGATTGGCAAATGCGTCTATGCGATCACCAAGGCCGAAAACGGCGCCTTTATCGGCTGCTGCGGTGTCGAGCCGCATGCCGACGGCAGGACCGTCGAGATCGGCTATTGGCTGGGCGAGCCCTATTGGAACCAGGGTTATACGACAGAGGCCTGCCATGCCCTCGTCGATATGGTGTTCAGAACCCGCGAAAACGTCGATCAGATCGACGCCCGCTGCCGGGTGATGAACGTCGCCTCGCGCCGCGTCATCCAGAAGTGCGGCTTCCAGTTCCAGGGATCGGGGCTTGCCGCCTCGCTGGCGCTCGGCAGCAACGTGCCGGTGGAATGGTACCGGCTCGACCGCAAGACCTGGATGTCGCTCAGAAGCTGGGGGAACATCGCATGA
- a CDS encoding winged helix-turn-helix domain-containing protein, with the protein MTDPAAKTLVPVLRISFPDEDRLGHGKMELLEHIRATGSISAAGRAMDMSYRRAWLLVSEMNRMFREQVVEPQRGGQKGGGAALTPFGEELLERFRRMEKTIRESLAEDLAWLEGKRRL; encoded by the coding sequence ATGACCGATCCAGCCGCAAAAACACTCGTGCCCGTCCTGCGAATCAGCTTCCCGGACGAGGATCGTCTCGGTCACGGCAAGATGGAGCTCTTGGAGCATATCCGCGCCACCGGATCGATCTCGGCGGCGGGGCGGGCGATGGACATGTCCTATCGCCGCGCGTGGCTGCTGGTCAGCGAAATGAACCGGATGTTCCGCGAACAGGTGGTGGAGCCGCAGCGCGGCGGCCAGAAGGGCGGCGGCGCGGCGCTGACGCCGTTCGGCGAAGAATTGCTCGAGCGTTTCCGCCGGATGGAAAAGACGATACGCGAAAGCCTCGCCGAGGATCTCGCCTGGCTCGAAGGCAAGCGCAGGCTGTAA
- a CDS encoding endonuclease/exonuclease/phosphatase family protein, producing the protein MNFASYNIQYGFGLDGRYDLKRIARSLEGADIIALQEVTRGFARNGFADMAADLAALFPDHFWVYGPACDMHVEAAGSERPPMRGTRFQFGNMVLSRWPILSTRTLLLPRSRTIGKINLQRGATEAVIAAPGGAIRVYSVHLDHVSPDERIRQLQFLNAHINAFVHEGGSLTGGSELDLPEPPLPEDYVILGDFNMEPESPEYCALAGAGGGYYGRITRIGTPVDAFEALEAYRPESYTWMNPEDRGERMHLDYCFVSCGLKDRLQSARIDTQSVGSDHFPLWVEIGN; encoded by the coding sequence GTGAATTTTGCGAGCTATAACATACAGTACGGCTTCGGTCTCGACGGCAGATACGATCTTAAGCGCATTGCCCGGAGCCTCGAGGGCGCCGATATCATCGCGCTGCAGGAGGTGACCCGCGGCTTCGCGCGCAACGGTTTTGCCGATATGGCGGCCGACCTTGCTGCCCTCTTTCCCGACCATTTCTGGGTGTATGGGCCGGCCTGCGACATGCATGTCGAGGCTGCCGGAAGCGAGCGTCCGCCGATGCGGGGAACCCGCTTTCAGTTCGGCAATATGGTGCTGTCGCGCTGGCCGATCCTTTCGACCCGGACGCTGCTTCTGCCGCGCAGCCGCACGATCGGCAAGATCAATCTGCAGCGCGGTGCGACCGAGGCGGTGATCGCGGCACCCGGGGGCGCGATCCGGGTCTATTCCGTCCATCTCGACCATGTCTCTCCGGACGAGCGCATCCGCCAGCTGCAATTCTTGAACGCGCATATCAACGCTTTCGTCCACGAGGGCGGGTCGCTGACCGGGGGTAGCGAACTCGATCTGCCGGAGCCGCCGCTGCCGGAGGATTACGTTATCCTGGGCGATTTCAACATGGAGCCGGAATCGCCGGAATATTGCGCGCTTGCCGGTGCCGGCGGCGGATATTACGGCCGTATCACCAGGATCGGCACGCCGGTCGACGCCTTTGAGGCGCTCGAAGCTTACCGCCCGGAGAGCTACACCTGGATGAATCCCGAAGATCGGGGCGAACGCATGCATCTCGATTATTGCTTCGTCAGTTGCGGCCTCAAGGACCGGTTGCAATCCGCCCGGATCGATACGCAATCCGTCGGCTCCGATCATTTCCCGCTCTGGGTCGAGATCGGGAATTGA
- the modA gene encoding molybdate ABC transporter substrate-binding protein, whose amino-acid sequence MQNRRQWMKLATAAIAALWLGAAALPTPAAAAEKLTVFAAASLKDALDAANAAWAKESGRQAVASYAASGALAKQIENAAPADVFISADLAWMDYLAEKNLIKAGSRSNLLGNRIVLVAEKAKAKPVEIKPGFDLAALLSDGKLAMGEPKSVPAGKYAMAALDKLGVWKSVESKVAGAESVRAALALVSRGEAPYGIVYQTDAAADKGVAVVGTFPADSHPPIIYPIAILAESKNPDAAAYLDFLKSDKAAAFFTAQGFTVLK is encoded by the coding sequence ATGCAGAACCGCCGCCAATGGATGAAACTGGCAACCGCCGCAATCGCGGCCCTGTGGCTTGGGGCGGCAGCGCTGCCGACACCTGCCGCCGCGGCCGAAAAGCTCACCGTCTTTGCGGCGGCAAGCCTGAAGGATGCGCTCGATGCCGCCAATGCCGCCTGGGCCAAGGAGAGCGGCAGGCAAGCCGTCGCCTCCTATGCGGCAAGCGGGGCGCTCGCCAAGCAGATCGAGAACGCGGCACCCGCCGATGTCTTCATCTCGGCCGACCTTGCCTGGATGGACTACCTCGCCGAGAAGAACCTCATCAAGGCCGGCAGCCGTTCGAACCTACTGGGCAACCGGATCGTGCTCGTTGCTGAAAAGGCCAAGGCAAAGCCGGTCGAGATCAAGCCGGGCTTCGATCTCGCAGCGCTTTTGAGTGATGGCAAGCTCGCCATGGGTGAGCCGAAATCGGTCCCGGCCGGCAAATACGCCATGGCCGCCCTCGACAAACTCGGCGTCTGGAAATCCGTGGAAAGCAAGGTCGCCGGCGCCGAGAGCGTGCGCGCCGCCCTTGCCCTCGTCTCCCGCGGCGAAGCGCCCTACGGCATTGTCTACCAGACGGATGCCGCCGCCGATAAGGGTGTCGCCGTCGTCGGCACCTTCCCGGCCGATTCCCATCCGCCGATCATCTACCCGATCGCCATTCTTGCCGAGAGCAAAAACCCGGATGCGGCGGCCTATCTCGATTTCCTGAAATCCGACAAGGCCGCCGCCTTTTTCACGGCGCAGGGTTTTACTGTCCTCAAGTGA
- the rpmA gene encoding 50S ribosomal protein L27 — protein sequence MAHKKAGGSSRNGRDSESKRLGVKKFGGEAVIAGNILVRQRGTQWHPGSNVGLGKDHTIFALTAGNVNYRTKANGRVYVSVMPKAEAAE from the coding sequence ATGGCACACAAAAAAGCTGGCGGTTCCTCGCGCAACGGTCGCGATTCCGAATCCAAGCGCCTTGGCGTGAAGAAGTTCGGCGGCGAAGCCGTCATCGCAGGCAACATCCTCGTGCGTCAGCGCGGGACGCAGTGGCATCCGGGTTCCAATGTCGGCCTCGGCAAGGATCACACGATTTTTGCGCTTACCGCCGGCAATGTGAACTACCGAACCAAGGCCAACGGTCGCGTCTACGTGTCTGTCATGCCGAAAGCGGAAGCAGCGGAATAA
- the proB gene encoding glutamate 5-kinase: MTSRKPLGRYRRIVIKIGSALLVDRKAGLKKAWLDAMCADISSLKAKGIDVLVVSSGAIALGRSVLDLPSGALKLEESQAAAAVGQITLARAWSESLSRDEIVAGQILLTLGDTEERRRYLNARATINQLLKIGAVPIINENDTVATSEIRYGDNDRLAARVATMTGADLLVLLSDIDGLYTAPPHLDPEATFLETISEITPEIEAMAGGAASELSRGGMRTKIDAGKIATTSGCAMIIASGKTESPLSAIENGARSSWFAPSGTPVTARKTWIAGQLQPAGELRVDDGAVTALGAGKSLLPAGVRGVSGLFSRGDTVAIVGPEGREIARGLVSYDADDARRIAGRKSAEIEAILGYPGRAAMVHRDDMVMTAQIRQKSERQKKDAAHA, encoded by the coding sequence ATGACCAGCCGTAAGCCGCTCGGCCGCTACCGCCGCATCGTCATCAAGATCGGCTCGGCCCTGCTGGTCGACCGTAAGGCCGGGCTGAAGAAGGCCTGGCTCGACGCCATGTGCGCCGACATTTCCAGCTTGAAGGCCAAAGGCATCGACGTGCTCGTCGTATCCTCCGGCGCAATCGCGCTCGGCCGCTCGGTGCTCGATCTGCCGTCGGGCGCGCTGAAACTGGAGGAAAGCCAGGCAGCGGCCGCCGTCGGCCAGATCACGCTTGCCCGCGCCTGGTCGGAAAGCCTGTCGCGGGACGAGATCGTCGCCGGCCAGATCCTGCTGACGCTCGGCGACACCGAGGAGCGCCGGCGCTATCTCAATGCGCGCGCCACCATCAATCAGCTTTTGAAAATCGGCGCCGTGCCGATCATCAACGAGAACGACACGGTCGCCACCAGCGAAATCCGCTATGGCGACAATGATCGCCTGGCCGCCCGCGTCGCGACGATGACCGGCGCCGACCTGCTCGTCCTTCTCTCCGATATCGACGGCCTCTACACCGCGCCGCCGCATCTCGACCCGGAGGCGACGTTCCTGGAGACGATTTCCGAAATCACCCCGGAGATCGAGGCGATGGCCGGGGGTGCGGCTTCCGAGCTCTCGCGCGGCGGCATGCGCACCAAGATCGATGCCGGCAAGATCGCCACGACATCGGGCTGCGCGATGATCATCGCCTCGGGCAAGACTGAAAGCCCGCTGTCGGCGATCGAAAACGGCGCGCGTTCCTCCTGGTTCGCGCCGTCGGGCACACCGGTCACCGCCCGCAAGACCTGGATCGCCGGGCAGCTGCAGCCGGCCGGCGAACTGCGTGTCGATGACGGCGCCGTCACCGCCCTCGGGGCCGGCAAGAGCCTGCTTCCCGCCGGCGTGCGCGGTGTTTCCGGCCTGTTCAGCCGCGGCGATACGGTGGCGATCGTCGGCCCTGAAGGGCGCGAGATCGCCCGCGGACTGGTCAGCTACGATGCTGACGACGCCCGGCGGATTGCCGGCCGCAAGTCGGCCGAGATCGAGGCCATTCTCGGTTATCCCGGCCGCGCCGCCATGGTCCATCGCGACGATATGGTGATGACCGCGCAGATCAGACAGAAATCGGAAAGGCAGAAGAAGGACGCGGCCCATGCTTGA
- a CDS encoding glutamate-5-semialdehyde dehydrogenase, translating to MLETVAASPDIDALMNDIGRKAKAAARPLSFASTEVKNRALNAMADAILANKAAILAENAKDLKDTQGSDMLASFVDRLTLNDKRVAEMAEGIRAIAALADPVGEVIAAWDRPNGLKIERVRTPLGVIGVIFESRPNVTADAGALCLKAGNSVILRCGSDSRRSSQAIHACLVEGLKAAGLPEHAIQLVPVTDRAAVGAMLRGLDGAIDVIVPRGGKSLVARVQSEARVPVFAHLEGLCHIYVDGSADIEMAKQIVVNAKMRRTGICGAAETLLVDGAAIGTHLTPLLEVLTAAGCEVRASPTVLKVAAGLKPATEEDWSTEYLDAIISVAVVDGISGAIAHIQKYSSNHTEAVIAEDPDVVARFFTEVDSAILLHNASTQFADGGEFGMGAEIGIATGKMHARGPVGVEQLTSFKYRVHGAGQTRP from the coding sequence ATGCTTGAGACCGTTGCGGCAAGCCCCGATATTGACGCGCTGATGAATGACATCGGCCGCAAGGCAAAGGCTGCCGCGCGACCGCTGAGCTTTGCGTCCACCGAGGTCAAGAACAGGGCGCTGAACGCCATGGCCGATGCGATCCTGGCCAACAAGGCTGCGATCCTGGCCGAAAACGCCAAGGATCTGAAAGACACCCAAGGCAGCGACATGCTCGCCTCCTTCGTCGACCGGCTGACGCTGAACGACAAACGCGTCGCCGAGATGGCCGAGGGAATCCGCGCCATCGCCGCCCTTGCCGATCCGGTCGGTGAAGTCATCGCCGCCTGGGACCGGCCGAACGGGTTGAAGATCGAGCGCGTCCGCACGCCGCTCGGCGTCATCGGCGTCATCTTCGAAAGCCGGCCGAACGTCACCGCCGATGCCGGCGCCCTCTGCCTCAAGGCCGGCAACTCCGTCATCCTGCGCTGCGGTTCGGATTCGCGCCGTTCATCGCAGGCGATCCATGCCTGCCTGGTCGAAGGCCTGAAGGCGGCCGGACTTCCAGAGCATGCTATCCAGCTCGTGCCGGTCACCGACCGCGCCGCCGTCGGCGCCATGCTGCGCGGCCTGGACGGAGCGATCGACGTCATCGTGCCGCGCGGCGGCAAGAGCCTTGTCGCCCGCGTGCAGAGCGAGGCCCGCGTGCCGGTTTTCGCCCATCTTGAGGGCCTCTGCCATATCTATGTCGATGGTTCGGCCGATATCGAGATGGCCAAGCAGATCGTCGTCAATGCCAAGATGCGCCGCACCGGCATCTGCGGCGCCGCCGAAACCCTGCTCGTCGATGGCGCCGCGATCGGCACGCATCTGACGCCGCTGCTCGAGGTCCTCACCGCGGCCGGCTGCGAGGTCCGCGCTTCGCCGACGGTGCTGAAAGTCGCCGCCGGCCTGAAGCCCGCGACCGAGGAGGACTGGTCGACCGAATATCTCGACGCGATCATTTCCGTCGCCGTCGTCGACGGCATATCGGGCGCGATCGCCCATATTCAGAAATATTCCTCGAACCACACCGAGGCCGTGATCGCCGAGGACCCCGATGTCGTCGCGCGGTTCTTCACCGAAGTCGATTCGGCGATCCTGCTGCACAATGCCTCGACGCAGTTTGCCGATGGCGGCGAGTTCGGCATGGGCGCGGAAATCGGCATTGCCACCGGCAAGATGCATGCCCGCGGCCCGGTCGGCGTCGAACAGCTGACCTCGTTCAAATATCGGGTGCACGGCGCCGGACAGACGCGGCCCTGA
- the obgE gene encoding GTPase ObgE: protein MKFLDEAKVYIKSGDGGGGSVSFRREKFIEFGGPDGGDGGRGGDVWVETVNGLNTLIDFRYQQHFKATIGTHGMGRNRTGANGSDVTLKVPVGTQIFEEDRETLICDLTVEGQRYCLAHGGNGGFGNAHFKTSTNQAPDWANPGLPGEEKTLWLRLKLIADAGLVGLPNAGKSTFLASVTRARPKIANYPFTTLHPNLGVATIDEREFILADIPGLIEGAHEGVGIGDRFLGHVERTRVLLHLVSAQEEKVGKAYKTVKHELEAYGNELTDKPEIVALSQIDVLDEAELKKKTKELAKACGKTPFQISAVTGKGMTEVLRALRDIIVEENAEEKPAKVPKLRHRDIVVADEAEDLGEDGADDQP from the coding sequence ATGAAATTTCTCGACGAAGCAAAGGTCTATATCAAGTCCGGAGACGGCGGCGGGGGCAGCGTTTCCTTCCGGCGCGAGAAATTCATCGAGTTCGGCGGCCCCGACGGCGGCGATGGCGGACGCGGCGGCGATGTCTGGGTCGAGACCGTCAACGGCCTCAACACGCTGATCGATTTTCGCTATCAGCAGCATTTCAAGGCGACGATCGGCACCCACGGCATGGGCAGGAACCGCACCGGCGCCAACGGCAGCGATGTGACGCTGAAAGTGCCGGTGGGCACCCAGATTTTCGAGGAAGACCGGGAAACGCTGATCTGCGATCTCACCGTCGAAGGCCAGCGCTATTGCCTCGCCCATGGCGGCAATGGCGGCTTCGGCAACGCCCATTTCAAGACCTCGACCAACCAGGCGCCGGATTGGGCCAATCCCGGCCTGCCCGGCGAGGAAAAGACCCTCTGGCTGCGGCTGAAGCTGATTGCCGATGCCGGCCTCGTCGGCCTGCCCAATGCCGGCAAGTCGACCTTCCTGGCTTCCGTCACCCGCGCCCGGCCGAAGATCGCCAACTACCCCTTCACCACGCTGCATCCCAATCTCGGCGTCGCCACCATCGACGAACGGGAATTCATTCTGGCCGATATTCCCGGCCTGATCGAAGGCGCCCATGAGGGTGTCGGCATCGGCGACCGGTTCCTCGGCCATGTCGAGCGCACCCGCGTGCTGCTGCACCTCGTCTCCGCCCAGGAGGAAAAGGTCGGCAAAGCCTATAAGACGGTGAAGCACGAGCTCGAAGCCTATGGCAACGAGCTGACTGATAAGCCGGAGATCGTGGCGCTGTCGCAGATCGACGTGCTCGACGAGGCCGAGCTGAAGAAGAAGACGAAGGAACTGGCCAAGGCCTGCGGCAAGACCCCGTTCCAGATTTCGGCCGTCACCGGCAAGGGCATGACCGAGGTTCTGCGCGCGCTGCGAGATATCATCGTCGAGGAAAATGCCGAGGAAAAGCCGGCCAAGGTGCCGAAGCTGCGCCATCGCGACATTGTTGTCGCCGATGAGGCTGAGGACCTTGGCGAGGATGGGGCCGATGACCAGCCGTAA